The genomic region GCAATACCTAAGGTCAGTACCATTTGGTTCTTCCATAAAGGCAGGGTATTCACAATACTCGACTGTATTTTCTCCATCAAGGAGCTGCTGTTGCTTTGGATCATACGGATCTGCGGAGCCGTCTGCAATACCACCATCCGGGTAAGCTTCAAGTCGTGCACCTTACGTTCGAAACGAACAACATGTTGCTCCATGTCTTTATACTCCTGGATCTTATGCTGATCTCCTGTCGATTCAGCCTCCGCTTTCATCGCTGGCAAAGTCACGGTCAGCACCTCCTGCAACTTCTCCTCCCCTGCTTGAATATGCAAGGAAAGGTCTTTAAAGTATTGCTGATTTTGAACAAACAGCTTATCGAAGATATTCACATCCTTCGCTAAGTTCTTATAGTGTCCCTCCAACTTCAATTCAATGCTGTGAATATTTTTTTCGACAGAAGCATACTCCGTACGAAGACGACCAATCTTTTTCTTGATATTATCGAAGAAAGGAATCAACGGTTTCTTGTTCAATTTCTCATCGAAATTCTTGATCTCGCCACGAAGATTCAACAAGATATCCTCCGCACCACCAAGATCCTTAGTCCGCACCTGTTTCAAAATCTCATTCGAGAAGTTGCTTACATTGGACTGGCTACCGACACCAAATTGGATAATATCAGTGGTCGATCTTAAGTTAATCTTATCCTTATATTGTTGAATTAAGCCCTTCTCTTCCTCTGTAAAGTTTACAGCGATTTCTCCAGGCTTATTCTTGTTCTGGTCATCATCCAAATTAGTCAAATCTAAGTTTGCCATAATATCTTAATCTTTTAAAAGGTTTCTACTTTTTAAGGTCTGCAGATAAACATCGGTCTCCGCCGATACATCCAACATCCCCATCTTAAACTGATTCGTTACTTCCTGCTCAATAGCTACAGAAGCCTGGCGTATCACGTTCTCTAGCTTGCGTTTCGACTCCATCGTAATGCTATTGCTCAGATGCGTATTCTCCAACTCATCATATTGCATCAACACATTTACTACCGTCGAATGTCGCACAAGGAACTTCTCTGCCTCACGAATATCTTTTTTCTCGAGCAATTGAAATAAGCGGATAATCTTATCGATATCTGTTTGAATACTTCGATTATCAATTTGCTTCCTCCAATGTAACAGTCTTTCCACAAAAAACTGCGGAGTATCGATAGATGCCGATTTTAGTTCCAAATACTTCTGTGCCGATGGCGTAGAGATCCAAGTCAATGGACGCACCTCGCCCAGCTCCAAACGCTGTAAATAAGGCTTCGCCTGATTCAATAGCATACCATTACCAACAATATAAGAGACTACAGAGCCACCCATGGTAAGCAGCATTGCAGTACTCAATGTTCCGAAGAAGTATATGAAGGATACTAACAGCGCAATTTCCACTGCCAATAATGCCACCCCTGCAACATACCAGGAACGAACCTTCGTTTTCTTCGCTTGTCCCAACATAACGAAGGGATGTATATGTATAGGCAATGGAATAATCATTAATACAGACAATATCGTCCACATTAATTGTCTGACCTCCCATGGTCTACTTTTCTTAGTTGCCCAACCCATTTTGCAATTTAATTATTTTTATAAAAATACACCAATTCTTATTCCAATGCATACTTCCACCCTAAAAACTAGGTAATTGGCATAAAAACACCTGTCATTACGTCATTTTTATCGGTGAAAATTCCCAAGCCCAATTCCTACAAATCTATACGGTTTGAATTAGCGACAGCGCTAGTTGATACGCTGTCTTTTTCTCCCATTTCGCCATTAGCCAGGCAATAAAGCTTAGGTTAAAGATATCTTTGTTCGCGTCGATATCAATCATAGAACGAACGGAATCCTGATAAGTTTGCTCGCTGACGATGTCAGGCTTTTGTATAGAGCGCTCCACCATACTCAGGAAGGCCATCACCCTTTCTTCCTGAATGCTCATCAAATACTTCTTGTAGCGGCGCTTAAAACTATGCAGGCGCGAAACCGCCAGTTCCGTATTCTCAAATTGCAGATGCACCAAAATTTCCATCAAATTCTTCCGTATTGTCCACAACATCCCCATTTTCTTTTCATACCAATGGTCGGTATGCCCCAATTTCGCCAGGTAGCTTAAGCTGCGTGAATCCCCATGCTGCGCATAGAACATCGTCAGGCTCAGATACAGGTCGTCAATATCCTCTTGGTTGGACTTCTTAGTCACATAGGATAGTCCTTCCTCTATCGCTTCAATTCCCTCTTCAGCCTTGCCTGAAAAGTGATAGTTCAAACCCAGCAACAGTTGATACCGAAGGATAAACTGCTCCTTGTAGGATTTGCTGTTTTCCATCAACATGCGCATCTGCCGGAGATAACTAATGCTTTCGGAGAACTTTTTATTGCGCAAGTTGAAATTTGCCAGGTAATAAAGGATATAGAGGTGATAATACAGATGTCGCTCCTTCGGTTTTTCCAAACCCTGAATATATTGATAGGTCTTACGGACGTATCTTTCAATCAATCCATAGTTCTGATTAATGGCGGCATATTCATTCGCAATATAGAGGATTTGGTACAGCGACTTGTAATTCATCAAATCCAGCACCGCAATCTGATATTTCTTTAGCGTCGCTTCGATTAATTCCGTCAGGTTAACAATCTTCCCTTTCAGATGTATTTCCTGCAGTTCTCTCCGCAGGTAGGCATAAGCCATATGCATCTTTGCTTCCCTTTGCATGTGAGTCTGATTCAAGGTGAAGCGATCTAATAAACGGTCGAAGGCTAAATCTTGATCCAAATGCGCATACTGCATACGCAATAAAAACACTTCGTTGACCAAACCAAACTGCTCTTCCTGCAGTGCTAAACGTTCCGCACGATCCAAAGATTTAAATCCAATCTTCTCCAAATTATTCTCCAATAAGAATCGTGCAACAACGAGGTTCCTCAATATTTCATAGACCGCGCTGTCTTTGCTTTCAAAGGCGCGTTGCGAAAGGAATTGAAGCACATTATCCTGCAATCTTTTGCGAAGTGCATGATAAGCGTCCTTATTTTTTTTATCTGAATATAATTTATTTATATATTTTATATCGTCAGTTTCCAAAATATTGAACAAACGAATATTTTTAACATCCTTACGTTTATTTTTTCTATTCAGAAAATTCTTAAAATCCACTTTGTCCTGATTATTAAGCAAATCAATCAGCTGAGCCAAATCATCCATAATCTCAAATATCTCCTTAAATATATTAAAAATATCTATTTTATATCGTCAGTATTTACACGAAACTTCATTGGCAGAGCGCTCCATTCCCCCGATCTTTACATCGTATTAATCAACAAAAATTAAAAATATGGAACCGCTAAATATCCAATCAGAAGAAAACAACTTGACTCCAAAGGGGTCGGAAAGAACAAAGAATCCGTACAAACCAACTGCCGCCTTCGTAGGGGCTTCCTGGTTAGCATTAATCACCGGTGCGGTGGCATTTTGTATAGGATTGTGGAATGCCGATATGGCACTCAATGAAAAAGGCTATTATTTTACCATTTTACTATTTGGATTATTTGCCGTTATCTCGGTACAGAAAAGCGTACGAGATAAAGCTGAAGGGCTGGCTGTAACTGAGATTTACTATAGCTTAAGCTGGTTTGCGACCATCGCCTCGATCGTATTACTGATCGTTGGCCTATGGAATGCCGACCTGACTTTAAGTGAAAAGGGGTTCTACGGAATATCCTTCGTGCTCAGTGTTTTTGCAGCCATTGCCGTTCAGAAAAACACAAGAGACGCTAAGTTGGCAAACGAAAAGACCTTATAACTTAGCGGTTTCCCCGCAGACCTTGCTTGTCGAGGCTGCGGGTTGTTTAAATAATTTTGGTAACTTAACCTCATAAATCTCCCTCTCATGAAGAGCATTAAACGCGAGGATATACATATTCTTGCACAAAATAGCGATCTATCGGAATCGCAAATTGAGAAAGCATTAAAAACCGAAGTATTCCACCAACGAAACGATTGGTCCAACTTTCTAAAATATGCATTATTAGCGTTAGGCATAGGCTTTTTTGCCGCGGGCGTCATCTTTTTCTTTGCCTACAACTGGGATGATCTAGACAAATTCGCCAAACTCGGTCTTGTGCAAATGCTGGTCATCATCGTCTGCGTCATCGCCCTGCTACCAAAACTAACGCCCAACACGCGCAAAATTTTACTCACCGGAGCCTCCTTATTGGTCGGTGTTATGTTTTCCGTATTCGGGCAAATCTATCAGACCGGAGCAGATGCCTACGACTTTTTCCTTGCATGGACATTATTTATAGGAATTTGGGTGTTGGTCAGTAATTTCCCACCACTCTGGATACTGTTCTTAGGATTAGTCAACACGACATTTATCCTCTACACCACACAGGTGACAAGACATTGGGACGAAGGGCTGAACTTTACAATCTTATTTGTACTCAACTTGATTCCGCTCGTTTCATCACATCTGATTAACCGTTCCTGGAAAGATGTGAGGATACCAACCTATTTTACCAATATCATCGCTTTAGCTGCGCTTAGCTTCGCAACGATCGGCAACCTCGTCTACATCTTCGATTCGAAGACAGGCTTTCCTTATATCGTTCTGTTAACGATTGCATTTTATGCACTAGGAATTGCTTATGGAATGAAGCAGCGTAGTGTCTTCTACCTGTCTGCCATACCGCTCAGCATTATCATCATCCTTACGGGCTGGATTCTAGAAATCACCCGTTGGAAAGATTCCTATCTGCTCATCAGTTTATTTATTCTCGGAAGCATCAGCTTGGTGATCTATAATTTAATTCACATGTTAAAAAAGAATCGTCATGAAAAGTAGATTGAATTTCGACGAACTAACACAAGGGTTGGGATGGTCGGATCTGGAGAACAGCTTTGATCGACAAGCGATAGAGACTGAATTTCAGAAACGCGATGAAACGCAAAGTCTCCCGATAAAGATTCTCTCCATTTTCGGGGGAATCATGGCCAGCAGCACGCTCTCGGGCTTTTTGTTCAGCTTTGGAATCTTAGAGAATAAGCTCGCCCAATTGATCTTCGGATTAATCTTCCTCGTGGGAGCCATCTTCTTTAGCCGAAAAACTAAAATGCTGCTAATGGATACCATTGCTGTCTCCGGCCTTATCCTCGGCTTCATCCTATTAGGTCTTGGGCTAGAAGATTATCACTTGTCAGACGAAGCCGCCTTGCTCATCATCTGTATCGTAGCGACTGTCAGCTTGAACTTTGTACGCAACTACATCATGACGTTCATACTGGTCCTGATTGCCTGTGGAACCTTGCTCGCCTCGCTCAACGCAGCAGACTTGGATAATCTTTCTTATTTCTACGTCCCTGCGCTTGGCTTAGTTTTGGCGCATCTGTACATCAAGGAAGCACGCATCATCAGTAAAAGAAACTTCTTTTCCATCCGATACAACCCCATCCGCACGGCTTTAACCTTTTGCTTAATTGCCGGACTGATCTACTTAACGCTGGACAGCAATTTTATCCTTACAAATTACTATGCGCTGTGTAGCTCCCTATCGTTTATCGTACTCAGTTTTGTTGCCCTGAATTTTGTATTCGAGAAATTGGCGATCGAAAACAAACGAACAATGATTTTATTGTATTTGCTTTGTTTATGCTGTCTGCTGCCAACCATATTCGCTCCTGCCATATCCGGAGCCATATTTTTGATCTTAATCAGCTTCCTCGCAAATTATAAGACAGGATTTGTATTAGGCATCTTACTCCTACTCTATGCAGTTTCCAGATTCTATTACGATTTGGATATATCATTGCTCGACAAATCCATCGCTATGATGATTTCCGGAGCATTTTTTATCATTCTATATTTTGTGAGCCTTAAATTAAGTCGTCATGAAGAAAATTAGCATCATACTCATCGTTGTCAACACGCTATTGTTGTTGATTTATTTCAACTATAGCATTGCGCAGAAAGAAGATACCCTCAAAGAAGGCCATTTAGTGCTGTTGGAATTAGCCCCCGTCGACCCTCGATCGTTGATGCAAGGCGACTACATGATGCTCAACTATCAACTGAGCAACAATGTTCAACCAGACAGCATCCCTCGACGAGGATATGCAGTGCTTAAATTAGACGAGCAGCATGTAGGCACATTACAAAGATTCCAGGCCCAAAAAACCCCATTAACAACCGGAGAACTGTTGATTGCCTATACTAATCCAACGCAATGGCGCATAAAAATCGGGGCGGAATCCTTCTTCTTTCAGGAAGGAACCGGCGAACGATATGAGAAAGCAAAATACGGCGCCCTAAAAGTCGACAATAATGGAAATAGCTTATTAATAGGCTTGTACGACGAAAATAAAAGAGAGATCAAATCTAAGTAAAGTCACAGCTTAAGATAACCCAATGTAAAGCCCAATCAAACCCGCTCACGAGCGGGTTTGATTGGGCTTTACATTGGGTTTGAAAGGGAAGAACAAGGGCTTTGAGTAGTAGTTGGTATTTAGACATTAGATGTAAGATTTAAGACATTAGAGTATTGGCTTTCGAAGTTGAAAGGGAGAAACTTTTTTGGAACGGAAGAAAGGGAGGTTTGTTTTGAACCAAGAAAGAAAGGATTTAAGGATTGACAGGATCCGGCATATCTTTTAATCCTTTCTTTCCTGGTTCAGACTAGAAATTAGATGTAAGACATTAGACCCTATGCTGTCAATCCTCGCATCGTTCCTTTCCCGGTTCAGACCATGTCGTGTACTAAAAAAAGTAGACGCCATACTCTAATATCTAATGTCTCAAATCTTATATCTAATTAGCAAAAATCCAAATAGCATAAAGTTAATTAGTTCAAAATTGTTTAACTATTACATTATTTACTTACTATCCTGATATTCATCATTTATTTTGAGTTTAAGTGACGATATATTTGTGGTATAACAAATCGTTATTGCAATGAAAAAACTATTATTAACTATTGCCGGCCTATTTGCAGTAGGCATGAGCTTTACACAAGCCCAAACAACAGATTTCAACAAGTGGCAGGTACGCTTACGTGGGGTTGCCGTTATTCCTACGCCATCTGCTGACATCGCAACAATCGGTGGTGATG from Sphingobacterium sp. BN32 harbors:
- the yiaA gene encoding inner membrane protein YiaA — protein: MEPLNIQSEENNLTPKGSERTKNPYKPTAAFVGASWLALITGAVAFCIGLWNADMALNEKGYYFTILLFGLFAVISVQKSVRDKAEGLAVTEIYYSLSWFATIASIVLLIVGLWNADLTLSEKGFYGISFVLSVFAAIAVQKNTRDAKLANEKTL
- a CDS encoding DUF4401 domain-containing protein, which translates into the protein MKSRLNFDELTQGLGWSDLENSFDRQAIETEFQKRDETQSLPIKILSIFGGIMASSTLSGFLFSFGILENKLAQLIFGLIFLVGAIFFSRKTKMLLMDTIAVSGLILGFILLGLGLEDYHLSDEAALLIICIVATVSLNFVRNYIMTFILVLIACGTLLASLNAADLDNLSYFYVPALGLVLAHLYIKEARIISKRNFFSIRYNPIRTALTFCLIAGLIYLTLDSNFILTNYYALCSSLSFIVLSFVALNFVFEKLAIENKRTMILLYLLCLCCLLPTIFAPAISGAIFLILISFLANYKTGFVLGILLLLYAVSRFYYDLDISLLDKSIAMMISGAFFIILYFVSLKLSRHEEN
- a CDS encoding DUF2157 domain-containing protein, with amino-acid sequence MKSIKREDIHILAQNSDLSESQIEKALKTEVFHQRNDWSNFLKYALLALGIGFFAAGVIFFFAYNWDDLDKFAKLGLVQMLVIIVCVIALLPKLTPNTRKILLTGASLLVGVMFSVFGQIYQTGADAYDFFLAWTLFIGIWVLVSNFPPLWILFLGLVNTTFILYTTQVTRHWDEGLNFTILFVLNLIPLVSSHLINRSWKDVRIPTYFTNIIALAALSFATIGNLVYIFDSKTGFPYIVLLTIAFYALGIAYGMKQRSVFYLSAIPLSIIIILTGWILEITRWKDSYLLISLFILGSISLVIYNLIHMLKKNRHEK
- a CDS encoding toxic anion resistance protein, which gives rise to MANLDLTNLDDDQNKNKPGEIAVNFTEEEKGLIQQYKDKINLRSTTDIIQFGVGSQSNVSNFSNEILKQVRTKDLGGAEDILLNLRGEIKNFDEKLNKKPLIPFFDNIKKKIGRLRTEYASVEKNIHSIELKLEGHYKNLAKDVNIFDKLFVQNQQYFKDLSLHIQAGEEKLQEVLTVTLPAMKAEAESTGDQHKIQEYKDMEQHVVRFERKVHDLKLTRMVVLQTAPQIRMIQSNSSSLMEKIQSSIVNTLPLWKNQMVLTLGIAHAQSALEAQRAVTDATNELLKRNSEMLKDATINVAKETERGIIDVETIKKANTDIITTIEEVLRIQKEGREKRKVAEADLLQAETELKNHILKSSDETRLIN
- a CDS encoding GDYXXLXY domain-containing protein gives rise to the protein MKKISIILIVVNTLLLLIYFNYSIAQKEDTLKEGHLVLLELAPVDPRSLMQGDYMMLNYQLSNNVQPDSIPRRGYAVLKLDEQHVGTLQRFQAQKTPLTTGELLIAYTNPTQWRIKIGAESFFFQEGTGERYEKAKYGALKVDNNGNSLLIGLYDENKREIKSK